A genomic segment from Candidatus Nanoarchaeia archaeon encodes:
- a CDS encoding DUF2892 domain-containing protein, which produces MKTNLGKMDRGLRFALAFWWLGPWAPQYSIEWINWAIFVIGWIALAESFLGWCWLHDAFGIRNEDQ; this is translated from the coding sequence ATGAAGACAAACCTGGGAAAAATGGACAGGGGATTACGGTTTGCTCTTGCCTTTTGGTGGCTTGGGCCATGGGCTCCGCAATACAGCATTGAATGGATAAATTGGGCAATATTTGTCATAGGATGGATTGCCTTGGCTGAGAGCTTTTTGGGCTGGTGCTGGCTGCACGATGCTTTTGGCATCCGCAATGAGGACCAGTAA